The following coding sequences are from one Leptolyngbya sp. NIES-3755 window:
- a CDS encoding hypothetical protein (similar to AA sequence:cyanobase_aa:Npun_F5703) has product MDTVSQSLIYEEFIAQYGDDFRYELIDGQLRDRQSTGLHECVCGEVAGRVFVEIFRLNLERVIN; this is encoded by the coding sequence ATGGATACCGTTTCACAAAGCTTAATCTATGAAGAGTTTATCGCTCAGTACGGTGATGATTTTCGCTATGAGCTAATCGATGGACAATTGCGAGATAGGCAATCGACTGGACTGCACGAATGCGTTTGTGGAGAGGTAGCAGGTCGAGTATTTGTCGAAATTTTTAGATTAAATCTAGAGCGTGTCATCAATTAG
- a CDS encoding hypothetical protein (similar to AA sequence:cyanobase_aa:Npun_F5703) gives MIKLASETTTLRPDVVVLDEAQLEHEPLWQQEPILTSGKAIKLVVEVASKNWQDDYARKVEEYALLQIPEYWIVDFRALGGIDYIGKPKQPTFTVCQLVDDRYQKQKYRLEDAIASPLFPELLLQLIDVMP, from the coding sequence TTGATTAAATTAGCATCAGAAACGACTACACTGCGTCCTGATGTGGTTGTTCTAGATGAAGCCCAATTAGAACATGAACCTCTTTGGCAACAAGAACCGATATTAACCAGTGGCAAAGCGATTAAGCTTGTCGTAGAAGTTGCCAGTAAGAATTGGCAAGATGACTATGCACGAAAAGTTGAAGAATATGCGCTACTTCAGATTCCCGAATATTGGATTGTTGATTTCCGCGCTTTAGGTGGCATTGATTACATTGGCAAACCTAAGCAACCGACTTTTACGGTTTGTCAGCTTGTGGACGATCGATATCAAAAACAAAAATATCGATTAGAAGATGCGATCGCGTCTCCGTTATTCCCAGAATTATTACTCCAGCTCATTGATGTGATGCCTTAA
- a CDS encoding putative transposase (similar to AA sequence:cyanobase_aa:gsl1627) — translation MSTKIHATVDALGNPLHFHLTPGQACDLDGADKLLPQIAADIVLADRAYDADERVIEVLTVQGKTAVIPPKRNRKQQRNYDKELYKARHLIENFFAKLKQYRAIATRYDKRAVNFLGAIYLAASVIWLN, via the coding sequence TTGAGTACCAAGATTCATGCGACCGTCGATGCCTTGGGCAATCCCTTGCACTTTCATCTCACACCTGGACAAGCCTGTGACCTAGACGGAGCCGACAAACTCTTGCCGCAGATAGCCGCAGATATTGTACTTGCTGACAGAGCCTATGATGCGGATGAGCGAGTGATTGAGGTGCTGACAGTGCAAGGAAAGACGGCGGTGATTCCACCCAAACGCAATCGCAAGCAGCAACGCAACTATGACAAGGAGTTGTACAAAGCGCGGCATCTGATTGAGAACTTTTTTGCCAAGCTGAAGCAGTATCGAGCGATTGCAACTCGCTATGACAAACGAGCGGTCAACTTTTTAGGAGCAATCTATCTTGCAGCTTCGGTCATCTGGCTCAATTGA
- a CDS encoding putative transposase (similar to AA sequence:cyanobase_aa:gll1628): MATRRYALRDDQWERIKDLLPGREGTVGVTAKDNRLFVEAVLYRYRAGIPWRDLPERFGDFRVVHTRFSRWSKTGVWERVFQHLADDADNEYAMIDATIVRAHQHSAGAKGGNPKPKRLVAAKAD; this comes from the coding sequence ATGGCAACTCGACGCTACGCGCTACGCGATGACCAATGGGAGCGGATCAAAGATCTACTGCCCGGACGAGAAGGAACGGTAGGCGTGACTGCGAAAGACAATCGCTTGTTCGTCGAAGCGGTGTTGTATCGGTATCGTGCTGGAATCCCGTGGCGCGACCTGCCAGAGCGATTTGGCGATTTTCGGGTAGTACATACCCGCTTTAGTCGCTGGTCAAAAACGGGCGTGTGGGAGCGCGTGTTTCAGCACCTCGCCGACGATGCCGACAACGAATACGCCATGATTGATGCAACAATTGTCCGCGCTCATCAGCATAGTGCGGGTGCAAAAGGGGGCAACCCGAAACCGAAGCGATTGGTCGCAGCAAAGGCGGATTGA